A section of the Cuniculiplasma divulgatum genome encodes:
- a CDS encoding amylo-alpha-1,6-glucosidase: protein MIPGQEWIITNRNGSYASSTESLANTRSYHGLLVRNVDDHFLRMVLVNKVFEVVATESGEVSLDTNYYGDVVYPDGYRFLRKFSDFPVPTFRYSVNGIDVWKEIAIHPLEDQISIRYTFPGTPTSKIRIIPLISFRSYHETISEGSRIYKTTMQGRTVSVATGDLSVSFDSTGKFLETGRWYRNFIYPVERERGTIFREDLYEPGEFHFTDPGKSLEFRIYSGNSLDLPFHQVRKAMENHIRKNGVYLAGLGQIPLRSAMLLTRNNIIAGYHWFGPWARDAFISMPGLLLVTGRYGEAVDLLKAYRNVSRNGAVPKRLETPDDFRTADSGLLYIYAAWKYLQYSGDLRTAGDLFPFLTDVAMNYIRGNELYSMDGPFIRLNGAPLTWMDAERDGVVFTPRKGEPVEVNALWYNALKSLEDISLRIKAGLPAELRGLSEQVMEKFPAAFVKNDAVLDVASPDDPSLRPNFILAFSLPFPVLQGFGRFKNAVDERLLTRYGIRTLDPGDPGYKAHYVGDFPSRDAAYHNGTVWPWLIGPYITASRRSGYSPEALLNHFRPLLSLPYLPEIFDGDPDGTPRGCMMQAWSYGEIMRTYHEDVINPGGMFE from the coding sequence ATGATTCCAGGACAGGAGTGGATCATAACCAACCGGAACGGCAGCTATGCATCTTCAACCGAGAGCCTTGCCAACACAAGATCATATCACGGCCTCCTTGTGAGGAATGTGGATGATCACTTCCTGCGAATGGTACTGGTCAACAAGGTCTTCGAGGTTGTGGCCACAGAATCTGGAGAGGTTTCACTTGATACCAATTACTATGGAGACGTTGTCTATCCTGATGGATACCGCTTCCTCCGCAAATTCTCTGATTTCCCTGTTCCAACGTTCAGATACTCCGTCAACGGCATTGATGTCTGGAAAGAGATTGCCATTCATCCACTTGAAGACCAGATAAGCATCAGATACACGTTTCCAGGAACTCCCACATCAAAAATCAGAATAATACCGCTCATTTCCTTCAGGAGCTACCATGAGACAATAAGTGAGGGTTCAAGAATCTATAAAACAACAATGCAGGGGCGCACAGTGAGTGTCGCAACCGGAGATCTATCGGTTTCATTTGATTCCACTGGGAAGTTCCTGGAGACGGGCAGGTGGTACAGAAACTTCATCTATCCAGTTGAAAGGGAGAGGGGCACCATATTCCGGGAAGATCTCTATGAGCCTGGTGAATTTCATTTCACAGACCCCGGTAAATCGCTTGAATTCAGGATATATTCAGGAAACTCTTTGGATTTGCCATTTCACCAGGTAAGGAAGGCCATGGAGAACCATATCAGGAAAAACGGCGTCTACCTTGCAGGTCTCGGGCAGATCCCCCTGAGGTCGGCCATGCTGCTGACCAGGAACAATATAATTGCCGGTTACCACTGGTTCGGGCCCTGGGCAAGGGATGCTTTCATTTCCATGCCAGGCCTGCTTCTTGTAACCGGAAGGTATGGTGAAGCCGTGGATCTACTGAAAGCATATCGCAATGTATCACGAAACGGTGCTGTTCCCAAGAGGCTTGAGACTCCGGATGATTTCAGGACCGCAGATTCGGGGCTGCTCTACATTTATGCAGCCTGGAAATACCTGCAGTATTCCGGTGATCTCAGGACAGCAGGAGATCTGTTTCCGTTTCTGACAGATGTTGCTATGAACTACATAAGGGGCAACGAACTTTATTCCATGGATGGACCTTTTATAAGGCTGAATGGGGCTCCGTTAACCTGGATGGATGCCGAACGGGATGGCGTTGTTTTCACCCCCAGGAAAGGCGAACCTGTTGAGGTGAATGCCCTGTGGTACAATGCACTGAAGTCTCTTGAAGATATCTCGTTGAGAATTAAAGCGGGCCTTCCGGCTGAACTCCGGGGACTGTCTGAGCAGGTCATGGAAAAATTCCCTGCCGCATTTGTGAAGAATGATGCTGTTCTGGATGTGGCAAGTCCGGATGACCCCAGCCTGCGCCCCAACTTTATACTGGCATTCAGCCTTCCATTTCCTGTGCTGCAGGGTTTTGGCAGATTCAAGAATGCTGTTGATGAGCGGCTGCTAACCAGGTATGGCATCAGGACCCTTGATCCTGGAGATCCGGGCTATAAGGCGCACTACGTGGGTGACTTTCCAAGCCGTGATGCGGCATACCACAACGGGACGGTGTGGCCCTGGCTCATTGGACCGTATATCACTGCTTCACGCAGGTCAGGATATTCACCGGAAGCGCTTCTGAACCATTTCCGTCCCTTGCTTTCGCTGCCATATCTCCCCGAGATTTTCGATGGTGATCCGGATGGCACCCCAAGGGGTTGCATGATGCAGGCATGGAGCTACGGTGAGATCATGCGCACCTATCATGAGGATGTAATCAATCCTGGGGGGATGTTTGAATGA
- a CDS encoding glycoside hydrolase family 15 protein yields the protein MVRYLPLGNGRVLVSFDRDYRLVDFYFSGSQAENHAMGHPFRQGIWVNGKFSWINASMITRSDYMDHTMVGLNLYEFDGISFRSEDFVDIYDDVYVRRMRIKNSTQEKKEIRIFLHQNFYIYGNNIGDTAMFYPEGNSVVHYKGRRYFLSSTVDSLGCQMDQYAMGVKDFLEMEGTWKDAEDGVLSMNPVAIGSVDSVIRHTLILDPGQEADLFYYIACGRDLDTVSALHKNMSYELLARMELRTENYWRLWSTKTVPQISDDLFSLYRRSLFIIRSHLNDLGGILASSDSDILKSNRDGYYYVWPRDAAIAAFALIRANHQGPARKFFDFSRNTISKEGYYYHKYLPDGKVASSWLPRIMGGKSILPIQQDETNIVLWALWKHFTKIKDIEYIADFYEPLVLKAAKFILDFRDSDGLPLSSFDLWEERYGVHAFTVVTAYAALRSASRIADTFGDAIFSRDYNQAADQMREQFEKKFFLEDSGYYARAMVDGQPDRTVDSAITSTFLFGMKDARDPRVESSMKAVMSKLWVSTTGGIARYENDYYQRIRDDPAIPGNPWIITTLWAAQYYLRIGDTQKALELINWVVAHRENSGILSEQINPYDGTPLSVSPLVWSHAQFVITMTELERVNQGQRINGTG from the coding sequence ATGGTAAGGTATCTCCCACTGGGCAACGGGAGAGTCCTGGTCAGCTTTGACAGGGACTATCGCCTGGTGGATTTCTATTTTTCAGGGTCGCAGGCAGAAAACCACGCAATGGGCCACCCTTTCAGGCAGGGCATCTGGGTCAACGGAAAATTCAGCTGGATAAATGCTTCCATGATAACCAGATCTGATTATATGGACCACACCATGGTGGGCCTCAACCTCTACGAATTTGACGGAATATCATTCAGATCAGAGGATTTTGTTGACATATATGATGACGTATACGTTCGCCGGATGAGGATCAAAAACAGCACGCAGGAGAAGAAGGAAATCAGGATATTCCTGCACCAGAATTTCTATATTTACGGTAACAACATCGGCGACACTGCAATGTTCTATCCCGAGGGCAACTCGGTGGTTCATTACAAGGGACGCCGTTACTTCCTTAGCTCAACAGTTGACAGCTTGGGTTGCCAGATGGACCAGTACGCAATGGGAGTGAAGGACTTCCTGGAGATGGAGGGAACCTGGAAGGACGCTGAGGACGGGGTGCTGTCCATGAATCCCGTTGCAATAGGTTCAGTGGATTCTGTTATCAGGCACACACTGATTCTTGATCCGGGGCAGGAGGCAGACCTCTTCTATTACATAGCATGCGGCAGGGACCTTGACACGGTATCCGCTCTCCACAAGAACATGTCTTATGAACTGCTGGCCAGAATGGAACTCAGGACGGAAAATTACTGGCGGCTTTGGTCCACAAAAACAGTTCCGCAGATATCAGACGATCTGTTCTCTCTTTACAGGAGATCGCTTTTCATAATCCGGAGCCACCTGAATGATCTTGGGGGAATACTGGCATCAAGCGACAGCGACATTCTCAAGTCAAACAGGGACGGGTATTACTATGTATGGCCAAGAGATGCGGCAATTGCGGCCTTCGCGCTCATAAGGGCCAATCACCAGGGGCCCGCAAGGAAATTTTTTGATTTTTCCAGAAATACCATATCAAAGGAAGGGTACTACTATCACAAGTATCTACCTGACGGCAAGGTGGCCAGCAGCTGGCTTCCCAGAATCATGGGTGGAAAATCCATACTGCCAATACAGCAGGATGAAACCAACATAGTCCTGTGGGCCCTCTGGAAGCATTTCACCAAGATTAAGGATATAGAGTACATAGCTGATTTCTATGAGCCGCTGGTCCTCAAGGCAGCAAAATTCATACTGGATTTCAGGGACTCGGACGGACTTCCCCTGAGTTCATTTGATCTCTGGGAGGAACGGTATGGCGTTCATGCCTTCACCGTTGTGACAGCCTATGCTGCCCTGAGGTCCGCATCCAGGATAGCCGATACCTTCGGGGACGCAATATTCTCCAGGGACTACAACCAGGCAGCTGATCAGATGAGGGAACAGTTCGAGAAAAAATTCTTTCTGGAGGATTCCGGCTATTATGCAAGGGCTATGGTAGACGGACAGCCTGACAGGACAGTGGACAGCGCCATCACTTCAACCTTCCTCTTTGGCATGAAGGATGCCAGGGATCCCAGGGTGGAATCAAGCATGAAGGCTGTCATGTCCAAACTCTGGGTGAGCACAACGGGAGGAATAGCCAGGTACGAGAATGACTATTACCAGCGGATCAGGGATGATCCTGCAATTCCGGGAAATCCATGGATAATAACCACCCTCTGGGCTGCCCAGTACTACCTCAGGATTGGGGACACACAGAAGGCGCTTGAACTCATAAACTGGGTTGTGGCGCACAGGGAAAACAGCGGCATTCTTTCTGAACAGATCAACCCGTATGACGGCACGCCCTTGTCCGTATCACCGCTTGTATGGAGCCATGCGCAGTTCGTCATAACAATGACTGAGCTTGAGAGGGTGAACCAGGGCCAGAGGATCAACGGAACGGGCTGA
- a CDS encoding DUF2075 domain-containing protein, with protein MEDSFSNCLYYTESFQTDPTEDILGRLNMNYERMARERPDAYLRGSWAGSLNAMKMVVPDGVPVAMEYIFPVGNERVDYLVIGKKDVVIVETKGWRTYRQVDRLVAETDLGPQPVPCYQSSNYLYKFRNFHTASQSFNFRDVVFMYHTTDGNDCTIYYEPKDFSAVMEPILKEKGSRKEADLILNGRFSVSSTLIDFITKHRQEIMSDPLKAFSVVGYGLSGDQVKVLSSVLETLKSGRKAIFLIRGKMGSGKTLVALNIILEATRLGYFGLISYRNNRLINTMRRAVPAQIRPLIRFYSTGPLRNNGIGEPGFRVEDLWKPLDFIVFDEAQRMSESVIDLSMTRSRVGIYFYDENQILVGGESGTRENFLKYAAKNGAEIHELTLDSVFRNIGGERYSAFVENLIGNASPDVPEGYDFRIFGHMEEMIHALEAIQQKSKVALVASFTESDGRKEKLRFRNPDISWLMDETTEYPQYWIEGRDALKKCASVYGAQGFEADYAGVIWGKDLIWRNDSWTMDPGAVMDNVGGRNSLRSVALRDPARALSLLKNRYRIMLTRGIAGTFVFVEDQRTLEHLMEIVNAGINST; from the coding sequence ATGGAAGATTCATTTTCAAATTGCCTGTATTACACTGAAAGTTTTCAGACGGACCCCACAGAAGACATACTTGGCAGGCTGAACATGAACTATGAACGAATGGCCAGAGAACGCCCTGATGCTTACCTCCGCGGTTCCTGGGCAGGTTCACTGAATGCCATGAAAATGGTTGTTCCAGACGGCGTACCTGTTGCCATGGAGTATATTTTCCCGGTGGGGAATGAAAGGGTAGATTACCTGGTCATTGGCAAGAAGGATGTGGTCATTGTTGAAACAAAGGGCTGGCGAACCTACAGGCAGGTGGACAGGCTTGTGGCGGAAACTGATCTGGGGCCGCAGCCTGTACCCTGTTATCAGTCCTCAAACTATCTTTACAAGTTCAGGAACTTCCATACCGCTTCACAGAGCTTCAACTTCAGGGATGTGGTATTCATGTATCATACAACAGATGGAAACGACTGCACAATATACTATGAACCCAAGGACTTCTCAGCTGTAATGGAGCCCATATTGAAGGAAAAAGGCTCCAGAAAGGAGGCGGATCTCATACTGAATGGCAGGTTCTCTGTGAGCAGCACCCTCATAGATTTCATAACAAAACACAGGCAGGAAATCATGTCAGATCCCCTGAAGGCATTCTCAGTGGTTGGTTATGGCCTTTCTGGCGATCAGGTTAAGGTTCTGAGTTCAGTCCTGGAAACCCTGAAATCCGGAAGGAAGGCCATTTTCCTCATCAGGGGCAAGATGGGTTCTGGCAAAACGCTTGTGGCCCTCAACATAATTCTTGAGGCAACAAGACTGGGATACTTCGGTCTGATATCGTACAGAAACAATCGGCTGATAAATACAATGAGGCGTGCTGTTCCGGCCCAGATAAGGCCTCTGATCAGGTTCTATTCCACCGGGCCTTTGCGAAACAACGGCATCGGTGAACCGGGGTTCCGTGTGGAGGATCTGTGGAAACCACTTGATTTCATAGTATTTGACGAAGCCCAGCGGATGTCTGAAAGTGTCATAGACCTTTCAATGACCAGGTCCCGGGTTGGGATATATTTCTATGATGAGAACCAGATCCTTGTGGGCGGAGAATCAGGAACAAGGGAAAATTTCCTTAAATACGCAGCCAAAAATGGAGCAGAGATACATGAACTAACACTGGATTCTGTCTTCAGAAACATCGGGGGTGAACGTTATTCGGCCTTTGTTGAAAACCTCATTGGAAATGCATCCCCTGATGTTCCAGAGGGCTATGATTTCAGGATTTTCGGCCACATGGAGGAAATGATCCATGCTCTGGAAGCTATTCAGCAGAAAAGCAAGGTGGCCCTTGTGGCATCCTTCACGGAATCCGATGGAAGAAAGGAGAAGTTGCGTTTCAGGAATCCTGACATAAGCTGGCTCATGGACGAAACTACCGAGTACCCCCAGTACTGGATTGAGGGCAGGGACGCCCTGAAAAAATGTGCGTCAGTCTATGGTGCACAGGGCTTTGAAGCGGATTACGCAGGAGTAATCTGGGGAAAGGATCTCATATGGCGAAATGATTCATGGACCATGGATCCTGGCGCAGTAATGGATAATGTGGGAGGAAGGAATTCACTCAGGAGTGTTGCCCTGCGTGATCCTGCCAGGGCGCTTTCCCTTCTGAAAAACCGCTACAGAATCATGCTGACTCGCGGTATTGCCGGAACATTCGTTTTTGTTGAGGACCAGAGAACTCTTGAGCATCTAATGGAAATCGTGAATGCTGGGATAAATTCAACATGA
- a CDS encoding MFS transporter, with the protein MVRKDQSAMSQYRWVMAAIAGLLMTTSFISLTSFGILSGRMASTFGVSPTVLSVLGIDAFSIGLFAAFFLGQGGIFDARLKTGVLVAQLFLIVPQFLIPVFHVLYVLVALRFFQGLMIMMLALFSIQLEGWFPPDERARSLAFTLGAISLGSAAGGILSGVLTSLSWQESYYITGIIMVAGALIYFIFAKDSTAQRKEIIQAEKLNHRSVWKDPMVILMGLAQLPLSWVLFSVGGYLSTYSYHLGYSVSQTGTLIIGWGISGFIAAFVGAVLGDRIAGKRSSNRGILKSRLVIMTTADILMALGIVLMMTTGRLSFYYLLLAAVVNGFLMMFPPNYWALPGNIFPLAIVSAGAFGMGLISNSADAIGPLVTSSLLSDIGWNGIFFIMLGLSFLGILINLIIYRSKIPLPGNDSR; encoded by the coding sequence GTGGTCAGGAAAGATCAGTCTGCAATGTCACAGTACAGATGGGTAATGGCTGCCATAGCCGGCCTGCTGATGACAACAAGCTTCATTTCCCTCACATCCTTTGGAATCCTCTCCGGCAGGATGGCTTCAACATTCGGCGTTAGTCCAACAGTCTTATCGGTACTTGGCATAGATGCATTTTCCATTGGACTGTTTGCTGCGTTCTTCCTGGGGCAGGGAGGCATCTTTGACGCCAGGCTGAAGACAGGCGTGCTTGTGGCTCAGCTGTTCCTTATTGTGCCGCAGTTCCTTATACCGGTATTTCACGTACTGTATGTGCTGGTGGCACTCCGGTTCTTCCAGGGCCTGATGATTATGATGCTTGCTCTTTTCTCCATACAGCTTGAGGGTTGGTTCCCGCCTGACGAAAGGGCTAGATCACTGGCATTCACCCTGGGAGCCATATCACTTGGAAGTGCTGCTGGTGGTATACTCTCCGGGGTCCTGACATCCTTGAGCTGGCAGGAATCTTACTACATAACAGGAATAATCATGGTGGCTGGAGCCCTGATATATTTCATATTTGCAAAGGATTCAACCGCACAGAGGAAGGAGATCATACAGGCCGAGAAGCTAAATCACAGAAGTGTCTGGAAGGATCCAATGGTTATTTTAATGGGGCTTGCACAGCTTCCCCTGAGCTGGGTTCTGTTCAGCGTTGGAGGTTATCTCTCCACCTACTCTTATCATCTGGGCTATTCAGTTTCCCAGACAGGGACGCTCATCATCGGATGGGGAATATCGGGATTCATAGCTGCCTTTGTGGGAGCGGTGCTTGGTGACAGGATAGCTGGAAAGAGGTCTTCCAACAGAGGGATACTGAAATCCAGGCTGGTAATAATGACCACAGCGGATATACTGATGGCGCTTGGAATAGTTCTTATGATGACAACCGGAAGATTGTCCTTCTATTATCTTCTTCTGGCCGCTGTTGTGAACGGGTTCCTCATGATGTTTCCACCTAACTACTGGGCTCTTCCAGGCAACATTTTCCCCCTGGCCATTGTGAGTGCAGGAGCCTTCGGAATGGGACTTATTTCCAACTCCGCTGATGCCATTGGCCCCCTGGTGACGTCATCGTTGCTTTCAGATATTGGCTGGAACGGGATTTTTTTCATAATGCTCGGATTATCGTTCCTTGGTATACTGATAAACCTGATTATCTACAGATCAAAAATCCCGCTGCCGGGGAATGATTCAAGATGA
- a CDS encoding CRISPR-associated endoribonuclease Cas6 gives MSKLEQYDRTLSTKVHDEWKSFFVFSGFIGKLWNTEVGLLFRTAEISIGSPDLEIIKGLSKAMVMEPFIYLGNVRLRVSQIKVENFHIADGISSIDYESLGEVVIKKGDKTGKTDHVGVNDDVAKAIKETIVRQSKAATGYLGEIDVEVVSAVQKKRAVYKDGNLINSFIALRLSFKVKADARVHEFLLTQGLGHHRKMGFGMLSVKKGTESA, from the coding sequence TTGTCTAAGCTGGAGCAGTATGATAGAACCCTTTCTACTAAGGTGCATGATGAATGGAAGTCATTTTTCGTTTTCAGCGGATTCATAGGTAAGTTGTGGAACACAGAGGTTGGGTTGCTGTTCAGGACAGCAGAAATATCAATTGGTAGCCCAGATTTAGAGATAATAAAGGGCCTTAGCAAAGCTATGGTTATGGAACCATTCATCTATCTGGGTAACGTAAGACTCAGAGTTTCACAAATTAAAGTGGAGAACTTTCATATAGCTGATGGAATATCTTCAATAGATTATGAATCGCTTGGCGAGGTTGTGATAAAGAAAGGAGATAAAACTGGAAAAACAGATCATGTTGGTGTTAATGATGACGTTGCAAAGGCAATCAAAGAAACCATAGTAAGGCAGTCTAAAGCAGCAACGGGCTATCTTGGAGAAATAGATGTGGAGGTGGTCTCCGCCGTTCAGAAAAAGAGAGCTGTTTATAAAGATGGCAACCTAATTAATTCGTTCATAGCTCTGAGACTGTCTTTTAAAGTTAAGGCTGATGCTAGGGTTCATGAGTTCCTTCTTACACAGGGTCTCGGCCATCATCGGAAGATGGGCTTTGGCATGCTGTCAGTTAAAAAAGGGACGGAATCAGCTTAA
- the cas7i gene encoding type I-B CRISPR-associated protein Cas7/Cst2/DevR codes for MKVNCLTFTSLIKIDMGNSNSSYNEDIISTIKKIRFPNGDSYPYISAQAIRRMARERMRDAGFPISPKDEESGKSKSPFSTQCDPVTYVDDDLFGFMNAKERTSRTSVVRVSPAVGLFPYTFDRDLGIQNNSDIHQDHRMYETEISSNWYAYSVLIELDRIGNGVQEIKKGANFQDWSIEPRDRLSRLRGVLESFLYLWGGGKQSRLLASSAPVAVAISTQKVKNPIWMGKLKVDEDGKLSDATLTRTLEENKEILVRSEIGTDGSAVKSSAFGKSPRLAFTEIMDSLDVQAFS; via the coding sequence ATGAAAGTTAACTGCCTTACATTTACGTCTCTGATAAAAATAGATATGGGAAACTCTAACTCTAGCTATAACGAAGACATAATATCAACAATTAAGAAAATTAGGTTCCCCAATGGAGATTCATATCCATACATATCTGCTCAGGCTATCAGAAGGATGGCAAGGGAGAGAATGAGAGACGCAGGATTCCCAATTTCACCAAAGGATGAAGAAAGTGGAAAGAGTAAGTCGCCATTTTCAACACAATGCGATCCGGTTACCTATGTTGACGATGACCTTTTTGGTTTCATGAATGCTAAGGAAAGGACATCAAGAACCAGTGTTGTACGGGTTTCTCCAGCCGTGGGTCTGTTTCCCTATACCTTTGATAGAGACCTGGGGATACAGAATAACAGCGATATCCATCAGGATCACAGGATGTATGAGACGGAGATATCATCAAACTGGTACGCATATAGCGTGCTAATAGAACTGGACAGAATTGGGAATGGTGTTCAAGAAATAAAGAAAGGGGCCAACTTTCAGGACTGGTCAATCGAACCTAGAGACAGACTGTCAAGACTGAGGGGGGTACTGGAATCATTCTTATATCTGTGGGGAGGAGGAAAGCAATCTAGGCTACTCGCAAGCAGTGCTCCAGTTGCTGTAGCCATTTCAACCCAAAAGGTAAAAAATCCAATATGGATGGGAAAGCTTAAGGTGGACGAGGACGGCAAACTCAGCGATGCAACCCTCACAAGGACGCTTGAGGAAAACAAGGAGATACTTGTGAGGTCAGAGATTGGCACTGACGGCTCTGCAGTGAAATCCAGTGCTTTTGGCAAATCCCCAAGGCTCGCCTTCACGGAAATAATGGACAGTTTAGATGTACAGGCATTTTCATGA
- the cas5 gene encoding CRISPR-associated protein Cas5 translates to MTEAVRIICYGLTNGFRTPLSHSVHDTLPLPTPTNLIGLVGSAMGTGRSEMEDYYYKFKVAVVGSHNAMYQDLTHITKYKYGGEIKEPLSLLYRENLYDNHFVIWVIPSTKDLLDEAFQAFISPKFALSLGRDDEIIRIDHVDKVSLETAKDPVISDTVVPFKLDPKEDEILNSSDILIPLVSMPLPRAFKIEKDNSRTPVDFRNYTFIERYRIRTRKEGALSDGEYTFYAL, encoded by the coding sequence ATGACCGAAGCCGTCAGGATCATATGCTACGGACTGACTAATGGTTTCAGAACACCTCTGTCACACTCCGTGCACGATACTCTTCCGTTGCCAACTCCTACAAATCTAATAGGCCTTGTTGGTTCCGCTATGGGAACAGGCAGGAGTGAGATGGAAGATTATTATTACAAGTTCAAAGTGGCCGTGGTAGGATCACACAATGCTATGTATCAGGATCTAACGCACATTACAAAATATAAATATGGTGGAGAAATAAAAGAACCGCTTTCCCTGCTTTACAGAGAAAATTTATATGATAACCATTTTGTAATATGGGTGATACCATCAACCAAGGATCTACTGGACGAAGCGTTTCAAGCCTTTATCTCCCCTAAATTTGCACTTTCCCTTGGACGTGACGATGAAATCATAAGAATAGACCACGTTGATAAAGTATCTCTTGAAACTGCTAAAGACCCTGTTATCTCGGATACGGTTGTGCCTTTCAAGCTGGATCCGAAAGAGGACGAGATTCTAAATTCAAGCGACATTCTGATACCACTTGTATCAATGCCACTGCCGAGGGCTTTTAAAATAGAAAAAGATAATTCAAGGACCCCTGTTGATTTCAGGAATTATACATTCATCGAACGTTACAGAATAAGAACCAGAAAGGAAGGGGCCCTATCTGATGGGGAATATACCTTCTATGCTCTCTGA